The proteins below come from a single Miscanthus floridulus cultivar M001 chromosome 1, ASM1932011v1, whole genome shotgun sequence genomic window:
- the LOC136450280 gene encoding endoribonuclease Dicer homolog 1-like — protein MVGGPGGGDAGGEHAAAAYWYDACEDGASLLCGIDFAASADFDPGLMPAMDCGADDGFIAEIDQILESINAEAAPAPLPPPPAPAPAPEPAPVAPLQPQPQLQEVAATVAHNAVAVFDVPQRTQAVEARKEPRRESPAAAANGSAECRDGKRQRLVAGGTGGPRHDWRRRPMLLPLPPPSRGWEDKRGRRDYERPRKRDRDGHYGHDHHRRDARGFWERDRGGKMVFRHGMWEAEADRQGKRARTQDGCPAAENKAGVDRAGNEKPVTEEKARQYQLEVLEQAKSRNTIAFLETGAGKTLIAVLLIKSICDKMLKENKKMLAVFLVPKVPLVYQQAEVIREGTGFRVGHYCGEMGQDFWDSRKWQREFESKQVLVMTAQILLNILRHSIIKMDAIHLLILDECHHAVKKHPYSLVMSEFYHTTPKDKRPAVFGMTASPVNLKGVTSQEDCAIKIRNLESKLDCVVCTIKDRKELEKHVPMPLEVIVHYDKAATLLSFHEQIKQMEAAVEEAALSSSKRTKWQFMGARDAGSRDELRLVYGVSERTESDGAVNLIQKLRAINYALGELGQWCAYKVAQSFLTALQNDERANYQVDVKFQESYLKKVVDLLHCQLTEGAAMKSDSNDVEMHNSENPKPNELEEGELPDSHAVSVGEHVDEVIGAAVADGKVTPRVQALIKILLKYQHTEDFRAIIFVERVVTALVLPKVFAELPSLGFIRCASLIGHNNNQEMRSCQMQDTIAKFRDGRVTLLVATSVAEEGLDIRQCNVVIRFDLAKTVLAYIQSRGRARKPGSDYILMLERGNLSHETFLRNARNSEETLRKEAIERTDLSHLDGTSMLSPVDTSPDSMYQVESTGAVVSLNSAVGLIHFYCSQLPSDRYSILRPEFIMQKHECSTEYSCKLQLPCNAPFEKLEGPICSSIRLAQQAVCLSACKKLHEMGAFTDMLLPDRGSGEGEKTEQNDEGDPLPGTARHREFFPEGVAEILRGEWILSGRDGYQSSQFIKLYLYSVNCVNIGTSKDPFVTQLSNFALIFGNELDAEVLSTTMDLFVARTIITKASLVFRGPIEITESQLILLKSFHVRLMSIVLDVDVDPSTTPWDPAKAYLFVPVGAEKCMDLLREIDWTLVNSIVNSDAWNNPLQRARPDVYLGTNERTLGGDRREYGFGKLRHGTAFGQKAHPTYGIRGAIAEFDVVKASGLVPGRGRGHFNDYQNQGKLFTADSCWNAKDLAGMVVTAAHSGKRFYVDSICYNMNAENSFPRKEGYLGPLEYSSFADYYKQKYGVELIYKKQPLIRARGVSYCKNLLSPRFEHSEAGNGEFSENLDKTYYVYLPPELCLVHPLPGSLVRGAQRLPSIMRRVESMLLAIQLKDIIGYPVPANKILEALTAASCQETFCYERAELLGDAYLKWVVSRFLFLKYPQKHEGQLTRMRQQMVSNMILYQYALDKNLQSYIQADRFAPSRWAAPGVLPVFDEETRDSEPSIFDEEFTPSSELQKNSYDDYGDSMQEDGEIEGDSSCYRVLSSKTLADVVEALIGVYYVAGGKIAANHLMKWIGINAQLDPQEIPSSKPYNIPESIMKSINFDTLEGALGIKFENKGILVEAITHASRPSSGVSCYQRLEFVGDAVLDHLITKHLFFTYTDLPPGRLTDLRAAAVNNENFARVAVKHKLHVHLRHGSSALETQIREFVKDVQVELSKPGFNSFGLGDCKAPKVLGDIFESIAGAIFLDSGCDTSIVWKVFRPLLDPMVTPGTLPMHPVRELQERCQQQAEGLEYKASRTGNVATVEVFVDGIQIGVAQNPQKKMAQKLAARNALVVLKEKETAAKKDTEKDGEKKNGSQFTRQTLNDICLRRQWPMPQYRCINEGGPAHAKRFVYAVRVNTSDRGWTDECIGEPMPSVKKAKDSAAVLLLELLNRNYRDKPDGK, from the exons ATGGTGGGAGGGCCAGGAGGCGGCGATGCCGGCGGCGAGCACGCGGCGGCGGCGTACTGGTACGACGCGTGCGAGGACGGCGCCTCCCTGCTCTGCGGCATCGACTTCGCCGCGTCCGCCGACTTCGACCCGGGCCTCATGCCGGCCATGGACTGCGGCGCCGACGACGGCTTCATCGCCGAGATCGACCAGATACTCGAGAGCATCAACGCCGAGGCCGCCcccgcgccgctgccgccgcctcctGCGCCTGCTCCTGCACCAGAGCCAGCGCCCGTGGCTCCgctgcagccgcagccgcagttGCAGGAGGTGGCTGCGACCGTGGCCCACAATGCGGTGGCGGTGTTCGACGTGCCACAGAGGACCCAGGCCGTGGAGGCGAGGAAGGAGCCCAGGAGAGAGTCCCCGGCCGCTGCGGCCAATGGCAGCGCGGAGTGCAGGGACGGCAAGCGCCAGCGTCTCGTTGCGGGTGGTACCGGGGGACCGCGCCACGACTGGCGGCGGCGTCCgatgctgctgccgctgccgcctccATCCCGTGGGTGGGAGGACAAGCGCGGAAGGCGGGACTACGAGAGGCCTCGTAAGCGCGACCGCGACGGTCACTACGGCCATGATCACCACCGACGCGACGCTCGGGGTTTCTGGGAGCGTGACCGCGGCGGCAAGATGGTGTTCCGCCATGGCATGTGGGAGGCTGAGGCGGACCGCCAGGGAAAGCGTGCCAGGACGCAGGATGGATGCCCTGCCGCGGAGAATAAGGCAGGGGTGGATCGGGCGGGGAACGAGAAGCCTGTCACCGAGGAGAAGGCGAGGCAGTACCAGCTCGAGGTGCTTGAGCAAGCAAAGAGCAGGAACACTATCGCTTTCCTTGAGACTGGTGCGGGGAAGACTCTCATAGCTGTGTTGCTCATCAAAAGCATCTGTGACAAAATGCTCAAGGAGAACAAGAAGATGCTTGCTGTTTTCTTGGTGCCTAAGGTGCCTCTTGTGTATCAG CAAGCTGAAGTAATACGAGAGGGGACTGGCTTTCGGGTTGGGCACTACTGCGGCGAGATGGGGCAGGATTTCTGGGATTCTAGAAAGTGGCAGCGTGAGTTTGAGTCAAAACAG GTACTTGTTATGACagctcaaattttgttgaacatCCTTAGGCACAGTATTATTAAAATGGATGCCATACATCTTTTGATTTTAGATGAGTGCCATCATGCAGTGAAAAAGCACCCATATTCTCTAGTGATGTCAGAATTCTATCACACCACTCCAAAGGACAAGAGGCCAGCTGTGTTTGGCATGACAGCTTCACCTGTTAACTTGAAGG GAGTGACTAGCCAAGAAGATTGTGCTATCAAGATACGAAATCTTGAGAGTAAACTGGATTGTGTAGTCTGTACGATCAAAGATCGGAAAGAGCTAGAGAAACATGTTCCCATGCCTTTGGAAGTCATTGTCCACTATGACAAAGCAGCCACTCTTTTGTCTTTCCATGAACAAATCAAACAAATGGAGGCTGCAGTTGAAGAAGCTGCACTTTCTAGTTCTAAGAGAACTAAATGGCAGTTCATGGGAGCTAGAGATGCAGGGTCTAGAGATGAGCTACGCCTTGTCTATGGTGTTTCTGAACGTACAGAAAGTGATGGTGCGGTTAATTTAATTCAGAAGTTGAGAGCTATAAACTATGCTCTAGGTGAACTAGGACAGTGGTGTGCTTACAAG GTTGCACAGTCATTCTTGACAGCACTACAGAACGATGAAAGGGCCAACTACCAGGTTGATGTTAAGTTTCAAGAGTCATACTTGAAAAAAGTAGTTGATTTGTTACACTGCCAGTTGACTGAAGGGGCTGCAATGAAAAGTGATAGCAATGATGTTGAAATGCATAATTCTGAAAACCCCAAGCCAAATGAACTTGAGGAGGGAGAGCTACCTGACAGTCATG CTGTTTCTGTAGGTGAACATGTAGATGAAGTCATTGGTGCCGCAGTGGCCGATGGAAAAGTTACTCCAAGGGTGCAAGCTCTGATAAAAATACTTCTCAAGTATCAGCACACTGAGGATTTTCGTGCTATCATATTTGTAGAGCGAGTGGTTACAGCATTAGTCCTTCCTAAG GTCTTTGCAGAACTTCCATCGTTGGGCTTTATACGGTGTGCAAGTTTGATAGGTCATAACAATAACCAGGAGATGCGGTCATGCCAAATGCAGGATACAATCGCAAAATTTCGTGATGGTCGT GTTACACTGTTAGTTGCAACTAGTGTCGCAGAGGAAGGACTTGATATTCGGCAGTGCAATGTTGTCATTCGCTTTGACCTTGCAAAGACTGTTTTGGCCTACATTCAGTCTCGGGGTCGTGCTAGAAAGCCTGGATCTGACTACATATTGATGCTTGAAAG AGGAAATTTGTCTCATGAAACTTTCTTGAGAAATGCTCGGAATAGTGAAGAGACATTGAGAAAAGAAGCTATTGAGAGAACTGATCTCAGTCATCTTGATGGCACTTCTATGCTAAGCCCTGTTGATACATCACCTGATTCTATGTACCAGGTTGAATCAACAGGTGCTGTTGTCAGTCTGAACTCTGCAGTTGGACTCATACATTTCTACTGCTCACAGCTGCCGAGTGACAG ATACTCTATTCTTCGACCGGAATTTATTATGCAAAAGCATGAGTGTTCAACGGAATATTCTTGCAAACTTCAACTCCCTTGTAATGCTCCATTTGAGAAGCTTGAAGGTCCTATATGCAGTTCAATACGCCTGGCACAACAA GCTGTTTGTTTATCTGCTTGTAAGAAGCTGCATGAGATGGGTGCCTTCACAGATATGCTTTTACCTGACAGAGGAAGTGGGGAAGGAGAAAAGACTGAACAAAATGATGAAGGTGATCCACTGCCTGGAACAGCACGCCATAGAGAGTTCTTTCCTGAAGGGGTTGCTGAAATTCTGCGG GGAGAATGGATTTTATCTGGAAGAGATGGTTACCAAAGTTCACAGTTTATTAAGTTATATTTGTATTCTGTGAACTGTGTAAACATTGGGACTTCAAAGGACCCTTTTGTTACACAACTTTCAaattttgctcttatttttggcAATGAGCTGGATGCAGAG GTTTTATCGACGACGATGGATCTCTTTGTTGCTAGGACAATAATAACAAAGGCATCTCTCGTATTCCGTGGACCAATTGAAATTACTGAAAGTCAG CTGATCCTGCTGAAGAGCTTTCATGTTAGGCTTATGAGCATAGTACTTGACGTTGACGTTGATCCCTCAACAACTCCATGGGATCCAGCAAAAGCATACCTCTTTGTTCCTGTGGGAGCTGAGAAATGTATGGATCTTTTAAGAGAGATAGATTGGACTCTAGTTAACAGCATTGTGAACTCTGATGCCTGGAACAACCCTCTTCAGAGGGCACGCCCAGATGTCTATCTTGGCACGAATGAAAGGACACTTGGCGGAGATAGGAGGGAATATGGGTTCGGGAAGTTGCGTCATGGAACTGCATTTGGACAGAAAGCCCACCCTACGTATGGTATTAGAGGAGCCATCGCTGAATTTGATGTTGTCAAAGCATCTGGATTAGTTCCTGGTCGTGGGCGGGGACATTTTAATGATTATCAAAACCAAGGCAAGTTGTTCACGGCAGATTCATGTTGGAATGCTAAAGATCTTGCTGGAATGGTTGTAACTGCCGCCCACTCAGGAAAAAGGTTCTATGTGGACAGTATCTGCTACAACATGAATGCAGAAAATTCGTTCCCTAGGAAAGAGGGCTATCTGGGTCCCTTGGAGTACAGCTCGTTTGCTGATTACTACAAGCAGAA GTATGGTGTGGAGTTAATTTATAAGAAACAACCTCTTATACGGGCACGTGGTGTTTCATACTGCAAAAATCTACTTTCTCCTAGATTTGAGCATTCTGAAG CTGGCAATGGAGAGTTCTCAGAGAATCTTGACAAAACATACTATGTATATTTACCACCCGAATTGTGCCTTGTGCATCCTCTTCCTGGATCACTTGTTCGTGGAGCTCAGAGGTTACCCTCaataatgagaagggtggagaGCATGCTTCTTGCAATTCAACTGAAGGACATAATTGGTTATCCAGTTCCTGCAAATAAG ATATTAGAAGCCTTGACTGCTGCGTCATGCCAGGAGACATTCTGCTATGAAAGAGCAGAGCTGCTGGGTGATGCATACTTGAAATGGGTTGTGAGTAGATTCCTTTTCCTAAAATATCCTCAAAAGCACGAGGGACAGCTCACAAGGATGCGGCAGCAGATGGTTAGCAACATGATCCTGTATCAATATGCTCTGGATAAAAACCTCCAATCTTATATCCAAGCAGATCGGTTTGCTCCATCAAGATGGGCAGCTCCAGGAGTGTTACCTGTATTTGATGAAGAAACAAGAGATTCTGAACCATCCATCTTTGATGAGGAATTTACTCCTAGCAGTGAGTTACAAAAGAACTCGTATGATGACTATGGAGATAGCATGCAAGAAGACGGTGAAATTGAGGGAGATTCTAGCTGCTATCGTGTTCTATCAAGCAAAACATTAGCAGATGTTGTGGAAGCACTTATTGGTGTCTATTATGTAGCTGGAGGGAAAATTGCTGCAAACCATCTGATGAAATGGATCGGTATTAATGCACAGTTGGATCCTCAAGAGATCCCTTCTTCAAAGCCATATAACATACCTGAGAGCATAATGAAAAGCATCAATTTTGACACATTAGAGGGTGCATTGGGTATCAAGTTTGAGAATAAAGGCATACTTGTTGAAGCTATAACACATGCATCAAGACCATCATCAGGTGTTTCCTGTTACCAGCGCTTGGAATTTGTTGGTGATGCTGTATTGGATCATCTCATTACGAAGCACTTATTTTTTACTTATACCGACCTACCTCCGGGCCGCTTGACTGACTTGAGAGCTGCAGCTGTTAATAATGAGAACTTTGCAAGGGTTGCAGTTAAGCATAAGCTGCATGTACATCTTCGCCATGGATCATCTGCATTGGAGACACAG ATTCGAGAGTTTGTGAAGGATGTCCAGGTGGAGCTTTCGAAACCAGGTTTCAATTCTTTTGGGCTTGGGGATTGTAAGGCTCCTAAGGTTCTCGGAGACATTTTTGAGTCTATTGCTGGCGCAATATTCCTGGATAGTGGGTGTGATACCTCTATAGTCTGGAAG GTTTTTCGGCCTCTGCTTGATCCAATGGTGACACCGGGCACCCTTCCAATGCACCCTGTAAGGGAGCTCCAAGAGCGTTGCCAGCAGCAAGCTGAAGGATTAGAATACAAAGCATCACGTACAGGCAATGTAGCTACAGTTGAAGTCTTTGTTGATGGCATACAGATTGGTGTAGCTCAGAACCCACAGAAGAAGATGGCACAAAAGTTGGCGGCTAGAAATGCACTTGTTGTCTTGAAAGAGAAGGAAACTGCAGCAAAGAAAGATACCGAAAAGGATGGTGAGAAGAAAAACGGTTCTCAGTTCACTAGGCAGACCCTGAACGACATCTGCTTGAGAAGGCAATGGCCAATGCCACAGTACAGGTGTATAAACGAGGGTGGCCCTGCCCATGCCAAAAGATTTGTTTATGCGGTAAGGGTAAATACATCTGACCGTGGATGGACTGACGAGTGCATTGGAGAGCCAATGCCGAGTGTGAAAAAGGCCAAGGACTCTGCCGCCGTTCTTCTGCTCGAGCTGCTGAATCGAAATTACCGTGACAAGCCTGATGGCAAATAA
- the LOC136450289 gene encoding nascent polypeptide-associated complex subunit alpha-like protein 1: MVSEQSPAAEVVEGSEAPAPEPVETEEAAPKAEEEQQKEDEAPVVVEDVKEGEDEDEDDDDDDDDDDEADEGELGAGATEGAKQSRSEKKSRKAMMKLGMKPVTGVTRITIKRAKNILFVVSKPDVFKSPTSETYVIFGEAKIEDLSSQLQAQAAQQFRMQDLSKVMAKQDAAAAAAAPADEEEVVDESGIEPRDIDLVMTQASVTRAKAVKALKAHDGDIVSAIMELTA; the protein is encoded by the exons ATGGTCAGCGAGCAATCTCCGGCGGCTGAGGTGGTGGAGGGCAGCGAGGCGCCGGCGCCGGAGCCCGTGGAGACCGAGGAGGCCGCGCCcaaggcggaggaggagcagcagaagGAGGACGAGGCGCCGGTCGTCGTCGAGGACGTCAAGGAAggcgaggacgaggatgaggacgatgacgacgacgacgacgacgatgacgaagcTGATGAAG GTGAGCTAGGCGCCGGCGCAACCGAGGGCGCCAAGCAGAGCCGCAGCGAGAAGAAGAGTCGCAAGGCCATGATGAAGCTCGGAATGAAACCCGTCACCGGCGTCACTAGGATAACCATCAAAAGAGCCAAGAAC ATACTGTTCGTGGTGTCAAAGCCCGACGTCTTCAAGAGCCCGACGTCGGAGACGTACGTGATATTCGGTGAGGCCAAGATAGAGGACCTGAGCTCCCAGCTGCAGGCGCAGGCCGCGCAGCAGTTCAGGATGCAGGACCTCAGCAAGGTGATGGCCAAGCAGGACGCGGCCGCCGCGGCGGCTGCGCCGgccgacgaggaggaggtggtggacgaGTCCGGGATAGAGCCCCGCGACATCGACCTCGTCATGACGCAGGCCAGCGTCACCCGCGCCAAGGCCGTCAAGGCTCTCAAGGCGCACGACGGCGACATCGTCAGCGCCATCATGGAGCTCACGGCCTGA